The Aneurinibacillus migulanus genome contains the following window.
CCCGGCATTGTTTTTAGGATTTTTTCCATTTCTATTGTTACTTCGCCATCAGTAGATAAACATACAGGATGGTTCTTTAGTCTTTTTGAAATCCTTACATCTTTTACTTTGTCTGATAATATATTTTTCATATAGTCAAAGAGGTCTTTGTTTTCATTCTCTTCTGAATCAGTATTATTTTGGCTTTCTTCTGCTTCAATACCTAAGTCACCACTTGATACAGACTTGAATTCTTTCTCTTTATATGTCATTAACATTTTTACTGCGAACTCATCTATATCTTCAGTGAAATATAAAATTTCATATCCTTTTTCTAATACTAACTCTGTCTGTGGCAATTTTTCAATTCTTTCATATGTTTCTCCAGAAGCGTAATAAATATATTTTTGATCTTCAGGCATTCTTGAGACATATTCATCTAAGGTTACCAGCTTCTTCTCTTTGGATGAATAGAACATCAATAACTCCTGCAATACTTCTTTATTACTTCCAAAATCACTATAAACTCCATACTTTAACTGTCTACCGAAGGATTTATAAAATTTTTCATACTTATCCCTATCATCTTTCAATAAGCTTTGCAATTGGCTTGTTATTTTAGTCTTGATGTTTTTGGCAATTAGCTTCAACTGCTTATCATGTTGTAAAATTTCCCTGGATATATTAAGAGACAAATCTTCTGAATCAACCATGCCTTTGACAAAGCTAAAATAGTCAGGAAGCAAGTCTGAGCATTTGTTCATGATCAATACACCATTTGAGTATAGCTCTAATCCTTTTTCATACTCTTTTGTATAATAGTCAAAAGGTATGTTCTCCGGGATAAATAAAATTGCATTATATCTCACAGCACCATCCACACTAATATGGATATGCTTTATAGGCTTGTCAAAACCGTAATGTTTTTCCATGTAAAAATTCTCGTAATCTTCAGGAGTAAGCTCACTTTTATTCTTTCTCCAAATCGGAACCATGCTGTTTATAATCTGTTCTTCACAGTAATCCTCAAATTCGTTCTCGCTACCTTCTTTAAGTCTTT
Protein-coding sequences here:
- the htpG gene encoding molecular chaperone HtpG, with the protein product MVKQQFKAESKRLLDMMINSIYSQREIFLRELISNSSDAIDKIYYKALTDDSLNFDKDSYYIKVAVDKENRILKISDTGIGMTKEELENNLGVIAKSGSLAFKDENELKDGHDIIGQFGVGFYSAFMVADVVTVISKALGNDDAYKWESAGADGYTIVPCEKDSVGTEIVLKIKENTEDESYDEYLEEYRLKAIIKKYSDFIRYPIKMDVTEKRLKEGSENEFEDYCEEQIINSMVPIWRKNKSELTPEDYENFYMEKHYGFDKPIKHIHISVDGAVRYNAILFIPENIPFDYYTKEYEKGLELYSNGVLIMNKCSDLLPDYFSFVKGMVDSEDLSLNISREILQHDKQLKLIAKNIKTKITSQLQSLLKDDRDKYEKFYKSFGRQLKYGVYSDFGSNKEVLQELLMFYSSKEKKLVTLDEYVSRMPEDQKYIYYASGETYERIEKLPQTELVLEKGYEILYFTEDIDEFAVKMLMTYKEKEFKSVSSGDLGIEAEESQNNTDSEENENKDLFDYMKNILSDKVKDVRISKRLKNHPVCLSTDGEVTIEMEKILKTMPGNQNIKAEKVLEININHEVFKSLKDAFEKDKEKLNLYTNLLYNQALLIEGLPINDPVEFTNDICKIMV